The window AAATCATCGCAAATAATCCCGGACCGGCAATATCTTCTGGAAATCATCAGGATGTATGCCGGTATGTTGATAAAGCGGGATTCTTCGAGTATCCGGAATGCAGTGGGAAAATCGCTGTCGATAAGGGTAATAAGTGCGAACTACAAACTCAGAAAAAAACTCCACTTCAGTAAAATGATCCTGCACAACGGCAAATTTTATTCATCACTTGCCGTTCCCGGTATTCCTTCTGAAGCGTATGCAAATTCGGTGAGAAACGGAGTTTTTAATCTCCTTGATGAACGAATAAACAAACCGCGTCAGATTGATACTGCCCTCCTTGCGATAACCTCGAACTGCCCTTTGAACTGCAGTCATTGCTATGAAAAGGCGAACATAAACAGCTACATTTCGCTTACTAATGATGACTGGGTGAGAACTGTCAGGTTGCTTCAGGAACACGGTTGTGGAGTAATCGTGCTAACCGGTGGAGAACCGCTGAGTGATTTTGAGCGATTGCTCACAATTCTCAAGAGTGGTGATAAAAATCTCTCCGATTTTCACATCCATACCTCCGGAATGACCGTGACAGAAGAGAAAGTTGTTCAGTTAAAGGAGGCGGGACTGACAGCGGCAGGAGTTGGAATTGATCATTATGATGAATCAAAAAATGACAGGCTTCGGGGAAAGGGTTCCTGGAAAAGTGCTCTGAAAGCGATTGATCTTTTTGTAAGGCATGACATCCTCACCTATGTGAATTTTTGCGCTCTGAAGGAGATTGCAAACGAGTCCGGATTGATGAAATATGCAGAATTTGTCAGGGACAGGGGAGTTGCTCTGATTGAACTATTGGAACCAAGAGAATGTGGAGGTTTCAAGGGGGATCCTTCTGTGCTGTTGGGGAGTGGTGAGAAATCCGCACTTCTGGATTTTATGAAAAAAATTAATCTCGATAAAGATTATCTGGATTATCCCGTTATCTACTATCTTGCCCACCTTGAAGGGAAGGAAGGGCTGGGTTGCCTCATGGGAGGCATTTCACATTTCTATATTGATTCCGCCGGGAATATCAACCCTTGTGTTTTTATGCCCGTGACCTTCGGTAATATTCTAAAGGAGGATATTCGCGTCATCCTGTCGAGGATGAGAGAGAATATCCCTTACCCGCTAAAGACCGATTGCCCTGCGATTGCGATTTCAAAAGAGGTTGCAGCAGACGAATCCCACCCTGTTCCATTCGAAAGAGTTGCCGGTAAATTCAAGGAGCTCTTCCGTTAGCATCGAAAGGTGCAAAATGAATAATAAGACGATCACAACTGCAATCCTTATAGTTATTTATGCATTCCAGCTCACCGGATGTTCCATCTATTCCACATCTGTTATCTCAGATTACAAAAAAATCAAAGGGAATGGTCTGCTGATTTACAGCGTGAAAACCAAATCGGGGAAGGAGCTAAAATTTGACAAGGCAGGCGGAAGATTGGTTGATTCACTTTGTATAATAAAAGGGGTGACAGAAAATAAAGACACAGTTAATATAGCTGCTGACAGCACAGCCACACTCCTTGTAAAAGAGTATGACCAGGTTGCTTCATATCTGGTAAATATAGCAGGGGCAGGCGCATTGGTTGTGATAGCAATTTTGATAATAAATCCCCCTGTTTCGATGCCTTCTGTGTTCAAGTAGTTCCAATTATTAAAGTGAGGCTTAAAATGTTTCGGAAAATTTTTATTTCATTACTGATGGTCACTACCACACATTATTTTCTTGGATGTGCTGTGTATAACCCCGGGAAGGAATTTGATGTCGTAAAACTTGAGGGGAAAGATACAAAAATCACCAAAGTTGTGATGCCCGATGGTTTTACATACTCGTTCAAAAAAAATGGTGCAACGGTGGTTTTAAAGGGTGCCGGTGTTTCCGGAGTAAACATGGAAGGGAAACCTGTGTTTTTCCTTGCTGAACAAATAAAAGAGGTTTACCGGACAGACCCTCCTGCTACCTTCACGATTGAACAAATCAAGGCGGATACAAGCATTTTATTGTCGGGCCTTCAGTTGAAAAACGGTTCAAAGATGATTTTCGGTAAAGGGTTTGGGCAATACAGGAATGCAAACCTTTTAATAAAGGGTTTTAGTGATGCCGACAGTCTGGTAGAGATACAGGCTCTTGATGCTTTGTATGTGACGGTCGAAAAATTTGACGGACTTATGTCGCTGGTGGCCACTGTGGGACTTATTGCCGCAACCGGACTTGTCATAATATTGATTGCCCTGGCGGCGAAAAAGTCGTGTCCATTTATCTACTCGTTTGACGGAGAAAAATATGTATTCGATGCCGAACCTTTGGGAGGAGCAATTTCGAAGGCGTTCGAGAGAACGGACTATACAAAACTCGAAAATCTCAAAGAGGTGGATGGCAAATATAAACTTAAGATAACCAATGAAGTTTATGAGACGGAATACATCGATGAGATGAGCCTTGTTGCGGTGGATCACCCTGAGCACACCATCGCGGTAATGAATAATGACGGTGAGGTTTTCGCGCTTCAGGAGGGAGAAAAAATCAGCTATGCGAATGATGAAAAAGGGAATGATCTGAAACCGTTTTTGATCGAGGATGACATGATCACATGGCAGACCAAAATGCCTTTCAAAGACAACACTGTGACGAAGCACAAGATAAAATTTGGGTTTAAGAAGAGACCAGGTGCCCGAAAAGCGTGGCTGGTCTATAATGTAGGAACTACGCACTGGGGTTCGACGATGATTTCCGAGATGCTTGAACTTCAGGGAAAGAATCTTGATGAGCATTACCGGAATCTTGACAAAAAAGGAGAGTACTTAAAAACCACAATGAGTTTTCTTCAGCGGGAGGAACTGTATGAGATGAATTTGCTGATGAAGGAAAACGGTGAGTGGGCAAGCAAAGGCATTTTACAGGGTGGGGGTCCGTTCAGGACAGAGAATAGAGTCCTTGAACTTGATTTGTCGAAGGTGAGCGGAGAGATGGTTGAGTTTGAAGTAAATCCACCCATTGGATTCTGGACACTTGATAATTTCTCACTCTGTTTCGATGAGCCGGGATCAACAAAAGCCACAGAATTGAAGGTGGCAAAGACTGTCACTCATGATGGAAAGGATGTTTCATCCATTGTCAGTAAGAGTGATGAGACATATCATCAAATGCCGACTACGGGTGACTGGTTTGCCGCAGAGTATGATGCACCGAAGTTAAAATCCGGAATGGCAAGATCGGTGTTTATGAAAACAAAAGGCTGGTATAAGATCGACATGCCGGCATTGGATAAAGATCCTGATTTGTTGACACTCTTTAAGTTGGTGAGCAAACCGGGTGAAGTAATAAAATTCTCAAATGAAAGGTACCAGAAATGGATACTCTCAGTAGAAAAACAGACAGAGCAGGTTACTCAGTAATAAACCGGACGGTGTTCTTTTTCGTTTTACTGACTTTGCTCATTCCGGCACAGGAGGTGAAGGATTATTCAAGTTATCAGAACAATTTCGCTTTCGATCCCGTGATAATGGTTGACAGGAATGGTGTCCTTTCAAGAGGTCTCTTTCTCGATCTCGAAGGGGATTCTCTGAAACTGCTGCTCAACTCAAAGATTCAGAAAGTTGCAATCAGTTCGATAAAATTACTCAAGATTGACTCGAAACAGACAAACAGGGATAACATGCTGAGTCTTGGCATAGCGGGTGCGTTTGCATGTCAACTTTTGTTGAAGAAACCGGACTGGCAGTCCGACAGGTTTATTCAATCTGACGGGTTGTGGGCTCACATGCTGGTAGGGGCTCTTGGAGCTGTTGCCGGCGGGCTTGTTGGAATCGGGATAGACATGGCGAACAGTGACAAGGAACTTGAGTACGATTTGGAGAATCCAAAGGATGTACAGAAGATGAGACACGATATTCTCAGAGCTTCTGAAGAAACGAGTCTCAACTTCCACTATGAAATTGCCAAGGTGTATGCGAGATCCGATCCGGCCCAAAGGCAGGGGACAGGGAATTACTACAGTTATGATGATATAACCCTGAATGTTTTCAGAAGTGTGAGGCTGACATACGATATTAATGAGAAAATAGATGCAGGAGTGGCAATTTATTCAGCAGCAGAACCAAATCTTAAATACTCGTATGGTTCGCAAAACACATATGGAAATGAAGAGATGTCTAATCGTGTTTACGGATACTATGCAACAGCATTCTACAATCCATTTCCCGATGAGCCAAAAAAGAGAATAAAGGTGAAAGCGGGAGCTGGGGCAGGCTTTGCAGCAATCGACTATACAATTGCAAGAAGCAAAAGCGTCTATGATCCAGTAAAATATACCACTACTGTAACAAGTGAGTCGGCATCCCTGAATAAAACCGTCTTCAGCGGATTTCTTGCTGTTGATCTCAGGGCTTATCCATCATCAAAAGTATCAATCGCTTTGACAGGCGACTATATCTGGATCCCTGAAAAAACCATCCCGTCGAATTTACCGGGTGAAAGCGGCAAGTCATTCAGTAATTTCAGTCTTGGTCTAAGTTTGGGATTACATTTTTAGATCCGGTAAAGTTGACGAAATTAAACTAATTGTTTATAAATTGCATTTATCTTTAAGTCAATTATAAACGAACGGAAAAATGTTTTCAATTTTGTTGTCAATCCTGCTGGTATTTTTGATTGGAGCAGTAGTAACTCTTGCCGAGGCTGTACTTCTTGCAAATCCGGGTGAAGACTGGGTTACAGAAGATGATGAAAATGCGGGGATGGTGGAAAGATTCAAGGGATCTGCCGAAAATATCTACGAAACCGCCGAGATAGTGAGATATGCAGTCTTTGCTGTGGGTTTGATAATTATAGAAAGTTTCCTTATCGACTGGCTTCACGATGTAGGCATCGATTTGAAAGGCTATGGCTGGTGGGTTCCTGTGCTTTTTTCTGCGGTTCCTGTGGCATCACTTTTTTGGCTTTTTTCAGTTTACATTCCGCGGGGTTTTGGTGAAAAATTCGCCGGAAAGTTGTCCCCTCTGGTTTATTATGTACTAATCATTCTCGATATCACCGGAAAAGTATTTACTAAAACTTTGAAATATATAGCAGGGCTTTTTCTGAAACCCTTCAATGCCATTCCCAACTATTCTGTAACACTTGTCTCGGAAGAACATATAAAAAGGCTTCTTGATGCCGGACTGAAGAAGGGGGAGCTTGATGAAGAGGAACATGAAATCCTGGAAAATGTGCTGGAATTTAACGATTTGACAGCATACGATGTTATGATTCCGAGGACTGAAATGGCAGCCGTGGAGCTGACAGGCGACCCTGAGACAGATTTTAAGGAAATAATAAGAACCGGCTACAATTCAGTCCCCATTTTTGAAGATTCGCTCGATAATATTACCGGCATCGTGAATGTAAAAGACCTTATGCGATATTACATTGTGAACAACGACTATGAGATAAAAAGGGCAATCCGTCCACCCCATTTTGTTCCCGAGACCAAATTTATTTCCGAGATTTTAAAAGAGATGCAATTAAAGGGTATCAGGGCTGCGATAGTTGCAGACGAGTATGGCGGTACTGAGGGGATAATAAAACTTGAGGATATTCTCGGTGAGATTGTCGGCGATATAACCTATACAACCGAAGGGGAGCCAGCCGAGATAACATCCTTGCCGGACGAATCATTTCTGGTACTTGGTAACATGAGCATTACCGATTTGAACGATCACCTCGAAACGGAATTTCCGGAGTCGGATGAATACAGTACATTTGCCGGATTCGTTTCTGACATTACCGGAAAAATACTTAACCCCGGTGACAAGGTTGAGTATAATGAATACACCATCGAACTGACCAAACGGGTCAAAAATAAAATGGCAGAATTCAGGTTGGTCAGAAACCGTTAGGAAACACTGACTTTATAAGATTAAGCAGTTCATCCTTCCTGAATGGTTTTGCAAGATAATGGCTGCAACCCTCTTCAAGGAAAGTCTCCTTGTCGCCGGCAAGGGCAAGGGCGGTAAGAGCTACTACTGGAGCCTCTTTATATTCACTCATCTCCCTTAATCGTCTTGTCACCTCTATTCCCGAGATTCCGGGTCCCAGATTGATATCCATCAAAAAGCCGTCATATTGCTTTTCCTGAGCCATTTTAAGGGCAATTTCGCCCGATGATGCACAATCGATGTCGCAACGATTACGGAGGAAAAGAGTAATCAGGTCCTGATTCATCGGTTCATCCTCCACATAAAGCAGGCGTGGAAGTGCCGTTCTTATTACATTATCTCCGGGTACCGGAGTTGATTTACCGGGTGACGATTCATGGGGGAGATTCTGATCGACTGATTCTTCCGATACCGGGAATTTTAATGTAAAGACAGAACCGCTTCCGAAGGTGCTGGAAACGGATATTTTACCGTTCATTATTTCAGTAAACTTTTTCGAGATAGTGAGCCCGAGTCCGAGGCCCTGGAACCCCCTGTTCAGCCCTTCGCTTGCCTGACGGAACTCGTCCCAAATTATCTCAAGTTCCTCCTCTTTTATGCCAATCCCGGTATCGATGACACTTACAGAAACCCATGAGGAATCGTCCATTTTTTCATTCTCAATTTTTATGGAGATCTCGCCTTTGTTCGTAAATTTGAAGGCATTGTCGAGGAGGTGGAGAAGAATTTCCTCGAACAGGTGATCATCAATAAGAACCGATGTGTCGCCCGCGTTACAGATCAGAGTAAACCGCAGGGATTTTTCAGTCGCAACACTTTTATTGGATGTAAAAACTCTCTCTGCGAGCAATTTCAGGTCGCATTTCTTTAGTTCCAGTTTCTGAATGCTGTTCTCGATCTTGGAGAGATCGAGAATGGAATTGAGAGTGTTTCCCAGTCTTTTTCCCGAGGAGTAGATTTTATCGATCAGCGTCTGCTGGTAGTCGGATAATCTCTCCTGTTTCAACAGTTCTGCATAACCTACAATACCTGTGAGGGGAGTTCTGATTTCGTGGCTCATATTCGCAAGAAATGAGGATTTTATTTTGCTGATCTCTTCAGCTTTAAGTTTTGCTGCAAGAATTGCCTCCTCGTATCGTTTTCTATCAGTAATATCAAAAGCAACGAGGACGAAACCTTTAAGTCTGTTGCCGTTTTCGAACAGAGGTGAACCCGAGATCACCACAGGCAATTTTTCCCCGTTTTTCTTCACCATTTCCATTTCAGTTTTCGGGAAAAACGGCTTGCCGTCTTCCACAAGGTGATTTTTCCAACCGGCAAAGAAATCGAAATCGAACAGCCGGTTGAGCTTCATCGATTTAAGTTCAGTTTCGGAATATCCCAGAATTTGTACTGCAGAAGTATTCACATTTGTAATGGCGGAATCCATATCGATGACTATCAAAGAATCGTTTATCGAGCTGAGGACACTCTCGAGGTAATTCTTCGATTTCTCGAGTTCAATCTTTTCGAGAAGTTCATATCTCTTTTTGTCGAGATCGAGGAAAATTCTCACTTTGGTTGTGAGGAAGAACGGGTTAAAGGGTTTTGTAACAAAATCCACCGCACCCGACTCATATCCCTTAAATACATGATACTCATCAGAATAGACGGCAGAGAGAAAAATTACAGGCAGACTTGCTGTTTTCTCTTCACCTCTGATATACTCAACGAGTTCATATCCGTCCATTCCCGGCATTTGAACATCCACTATCGCGAGTGCAAATTCGTGATTTAAAATTGCGATGAGAGCATCATTTCCGCTTCTGGCTCTTATTATTGTAACATCCAGCTCATGGAGCACCTTTTCGAGTGAAATTAAATTGGACTCGATATCATCAACAATAAGGATTTTTTGTTTATACATGTTTCTGCCTGAACAATTTTTTTAGTTTTCTGATTTATTTTTTTCCATAATAAATAGTGCGATTTCATCGATTGTGAGGATAAAATCGACTGCTCCGGTCTCAATAGCAGCCTGTGGCATCAGGGCAAACTCTGCGGTTTCGGGGTTTTGTGCCAGTGTGATCCCGCCCGCTTCCTTAATCTCCTTAATGCCTTTTGCACCATCATCATTCGCACCTGAAAGGATAATCCCCAGGGAATTCTCTCCATAAACCCAGGCGGCACTCTCGAATAGTACATCAATCGAGGGCCTGGAGTACTTCACTTTTTCGTCGGTTGAGAGTGATACTGTTGCATCGCTCTCCAAGAGCATATGATAATTTGGAGGCGCCACGATCACCAGACCGGGTGAAATTATCATTTTATCTTCAGCTTCAACCACCGGTAACACAGATCTTTTCCCAAGAATATCGGAAAGGAGACTCTCCTGATACGGGCTTGTATGTTGCACAATCAGCATCGGAATGTTGAATTTCGCAGGCAGTTTAGACAGGAGCGAAATCAGTGCATTAAGCCCTCCTGCTGAAGCGCCAATCACGATTATACTTGAAAAAGTCCGAATTTTCAAAGGTTGTCTCTTTAAGTGATATATCGTTTTTGAAAAATTCTTTCCTTGTCCTGCACGACAACGAACTGATTCGCCACCGAGCTGAAAGTGATTGACTCCTTTGTGCCGAGGCAGAGAAAACCACCAGGAATGAGGCTTTCCGCCAGGAGCTCGAGTGCCCTGTCCTGCAAATCCTTGTTGAAGTAAATCAGCACATTGCGACAAAAAATCAGGTGCATTTCACCAAAACTTCTGTCAAGAACGAGATTGTGATTCGCGAAAGTAATATTCTTTTTAAGTTCTTTAGTAAAAGTGATCGAATCATATTTAGCGGAGTAATATTCCGAAAATGAATGAGCGCCTCCGGCATCCTGATACGATTTGATGCACTGTTTCATGTTATCAATTTTGTAAATACCGTTTTTTGCCGTTTCAAGTGCGGAATCGTTGAAGTCTGTTGCAAAAACAGTGCAACGGTCGTAGATTCCTGCTTCTTTCAAAAGTATGGCGGTGGAATAAACCTCTTCCCCTGTTGCACAACCTGCGTGCCATATTTTGACATACGGGTGAGTTTCCAAAAACGGGAACACCTTCTCGATCAGTTTGGCATAGACAAAGGGGTCTCGAAACATTTCCGTAACAGTAATTGAAAAATGATGTACAAGATCTAAAAAAAGATCCGGCTGGTGGAGAATTTTTGGAATCACCTCCGAGATATTCTGGAGACCAAGATGGGACATAAACAGCCTTGCCCTTCTGAGGAGGGATGAGCGTGCATAGTCTCTGAAGTCATAACCATATCTTCGGTATATCGCCTCGAGAAGGAGGTTTAATTCGATGTTTTCCAGTTCTGATTTATTGAACATCAATGCTTTCCACGGAAAATTTATCTGTATAACCAGACTCTCATTATTGAAAAGAGTCTTTCTATATCAACGGGTTTGGGAAGATAGTCGCTTGCACCGGCAGCAATGCAGTCCTGATAATCTTTTTTCATGGCTTTAGCCGTAACTGCAATAATCGGGATGTCGTAGAATTCTTCCTTTTCCCTGATCCTTCTGATTGTTTCGTATCCGTCCATCTCGGGCATCATTATATCCATAATTACGAGATCAATATCCGGTTCGGAGGAGATAATCTCGAT is drawn from Bacteroidota bacterium and contains these coding sequences:
- a CDS encoding radical SAM protein, with translation MKSSQIIPDRQYLLEIIRMYAGMLIKRDSSSIRNAVGKSLSIRVISANYKLRKKLHFSKMILHNGKFYSSLAVPGIPSEAYANSVRNGVFNLLDERINKPRQIDTALLAITSNCPLNCSHCYEKANINSYISLTNDDWVRTVRLLQEHGCGVIVLTGGEPLSDFERLLTILKSGDKNLSDFHIHTSGMTVTEEKVVQLKEAGLTAAGVGIDHYDESKNDRLRGKGSWKSALKAIDLFVRHDILTYVNFCALKEIANESGLMKYAEFVRDRGVALIELLEPRECGGFKGDPSVLLGSGEKSALLDFMKKINLDKDYLDYPVIYYLAHLEGKEGLGCLMGGISHFYIDSAGNINPCVFMPVTFGNILKEDIRVILSRMRENIPYPLKTDCPAIAISKEVAADESHPVPFERVAGKFKELFR
- a CDS encoding hemolysin family protein, whose translation is MFSILLSILLVFLIGAVVTLAEAVLLANPGEDWVTEDDENAGMVERFKGSAENIYETAEIVRYAVFAVGLIIIESFLIDWLHDVGIDLKGYGWWVPVLFSAVPVASLFWLFSVYIPRGFGEKFAGKLSPLVYYVLIILDITGKVFTKTLKYIAGLFLKPFNAIPNYSVTLVSEEHIKRLLDAGLKKGELDEEEHEILENVLEFNDLTAYDVMIPRTEMAAVELTGDPETDFKEIIRTGYNSVPIFEDSLDNITGIVNVKDLMRYYIVNNDYEIKRAIRPPHFVPETKFISEILKEMQLKGIRAAIVADEYGGTEGIIKLEDILGEIVGDITYTTEGEPAEITSLPDESFLVLGNMSITDLNDHLETEFPESDEYSTFAGFVSDITGKILNPGDKVEYNEYTIELTKRVKNKMAEFRLVRNR
- a CDS encoding response regulator, translating into MYKQKILIVDDIESNLISLEKVLHELDVTIIRARSGNDALIAILNHEFALAIVDVQMPGMDGYELVEYIRGEEKTASLPVIFLSAVYSDEYHVFKGYESGAVDFVTKPFNPFFLTTKVRIFLDLDKKRYELLEKIELEKSKNYLESVLSSINDSLIVIDMDSAITNVNTSAVQILGYSETELKSMKLNRLFDFDFFAGWKNHLVEDGKPFFPKTEMEMVKKNGEKLPVVISGSPLFENGNRLKGFVLVAFDITDRKRYEEAILAAKLKAEEISKIKSSFLANMSHEIRTPLTGIVGYAELLKQERLSDYQQTLIDKIYSSGKRLGNTLNSILDLSKIENSIQKLELKKCDLKLLAERVFTSNKSVATEKSLRFTLICNAGDTSVLIDDHLFEEILLHLLDNAFKFTNKGEISIKIENEKMDDSSWVSVSVIDTGIGIKEEELEIIWDEFRQASEGLNRGFQGLGLGLTISKKFTEIMNGKISVSSTFGSGSVFTLKFPVSEESVDQNLPHESSPGKSTPVPGDNVIRTALPRLLYVEDEPMNQDLITLFLRNRCDIDCASSGEIALKMAQEKQYDGFLMDINLGPGISGIEVTRRLREMSEYKEAPVVALTALALAGDKETFLEEGCSHYLAKPFRKDELLNLIKSVFPNGF
- a CDS encoding chemotaxis protein CheB, producing the protein MKIRTFSSIIVIGASAGGLNALISLLSKLPAKFNIPMLIVQHTSPYQESLLSDILGKRSVLPVVEAEDKMIISPGLVIVAPPNYHMLLESDATVSLSTDEKVKYSRPSIDVLFESAAWVYGENSLGIILSGANDDGAKGIKEIKEAGGITLAQNPETAEFALMPQAAIETGAVDFILTIDEIALFIMEKNKSEN
- a CDS encoding protein-glutamate O-methyltransferase CheR, producing MFNKSELENIELNLLLEAIYRRYGYDFRDYARSSLLRRARLFMSHLGLQNISEVIPKILHQPDLFLDLVHHFSITVTEMFRDPFVYAKLIEKVFPFLETHPYVKIWHAGCATGEEVYSTAILLKEAGIYDRCTVFATDFNDSALETAKNGIYKIDNMKQCIKSYQDAGGAHSFSEYYSAKYDSITFTKELKKNITFANHNLVLDRSFGEMHLIFCRNVLIYFNKDLQDRALELLAESLIPGGFLCLGTKESITFSSVANQFVVVQDKERIFQKRYIT